One Companilactobacillus heilongjiangensis genomic window, AAGAAGCAAAAAAGGGCAGTGTTAAAGGATTACTGCCACTAATTATATTTTTGATTTTATACGCCTTAACTGGTATCGTGTCAGGAAAATTTGATAGTATGCCGCTATTGGTCGGGATGATTTTGGCATCAGTTGTTTCATTTGCTGTCGCTCCTCCCGCTGGTACGAAAAAATTATCTTTTTCAGACAAAGTTATGACCTTCTGTAAGGGTGGTGGGGAGCCAACTCTGATCATGATGGTCGTGATTTTTATTCTGGCTGGGGCGTTTCAAGGTGTTGCCGCAAAGATGCATGCCGTTTCATCGGTGACCAATTTGGGTCTCAGTATTTTGCCAGCTAACATGATTTTGCCCGGAATTTTTGTCATTGGTTGTATCCTGAGTTTTGCGATGGGAACTTCAATGGGAACAATCACCGCTTTGATGCCAGTGGCAGTTGATGTAGCTGTTAAAACCGGCGTCAATCCAGCTTTGATGGCGGGAATCGTTGTCGGCAGTGCCATGTTTGGTGACAATTTATCCTTTATTTCAGCGACTGCCATTGCTTCGGTTCAAACTCAAGGTGTAGAGCAACGGGAGAAATTTAAGCTGAATATTATTACTTACATCCCTGCAATTATTATTAATGTTATTTTATTAGCGATTTATCCAGTTAAAACAGTCGTTTTGAGTGGATCTTACAATTGGAATTTCGTCGATTTGATTCCTTATATCTTAGTAATTGTTCTTTCATTAGTCGGTCTAAATGTTATGCCAGTCATGTTGATTGGTGTTGCATCCGGAATCGTTATTGGCGTTATGCACGGTGATTTCAGCCTAATAGGTTCCATGCAGTATGTACAATCGGGTATGGCTAGTATGGAAGATATCGCAATTATTTCCATTATCGTCGGTGGATTGGTCGAAATAATGAAGTATCTGGGTGGGATTCAATGGTTAATGGATACGCTTGGAAAACAGACTAAATCAAAGCATGGTGCTGAATTTTCTATCGGTGCGTTGGTGACATTATTGTGCGTTGCGACAACCAATAACACCATCGCAATTATTACTGTTGGACCCTTAGCAACCGAAATCGGTCGAAAGTTTAAACTTTCCCGTGCTCGAGTTTCAACACTTTTATCAATGTTCGCGACTCATGTGCAGGGACTGATTCCTTACGCTGGTCAATTGTTGGTTGCCGGTGGGATGGCTAAAATTTCTCCGATTGCTATCGTGCCATGGGTTTGGTACTGTTATTTGATGTTAATCATGAGTTTGTTATTCGTCTTTTTGGATTTTCCTAAGGTAAAGGTAACCCCTGAGACTGGTTATGACCATTTTGAAGAAATCTAAAAAGCTGACCATGTTTTGCTGCATGTTTAAGACAAGAATAGTTATGTCACGTCCCCATCCTATAAACTACAAAAAAAGCCCCGCAGATATTTATCTGCGGGGTATTATTATCAATATTTAAATTATTTAAGTTTTGATGCGGCAGCGTCATCGATGATAAGTGTTACATCAGGGTGATTTTGCAATGCACTTGCTGGGCAGTCTTCTGTAACAGGGCCGTCAACAGTAGCAGCAATAGCGTCAGCTTTGTTTTCACCGTAAGCTAGAAGGATGATCTTCTTAGCTTTCATGATTGAACCAACACCCATTGAGTAAGCAAAACGTGGAACGTCTTTTTCATCTTCAAAGAAACGTGTGTTAGCTTCGATAGTTGATTCTGTCAAACCAACTTTTCTTGTCTTGCCGTCGAAAGGTGAGCCTGGTTCGTTAAAACCAATGTGACCATTTCTACCGATACCAAGAATTTGAAGGTCGATAGGGTTGTCCTCAATAATCTTATCGTAAGCAGATGTAGCAGCTTCAGCGTCAGGATTTGAACCATCGGGTACATATGAATTCTTGAAAGGTTTCTTGTTGAATAGGTGGTCGTTCATGAAGTAGTGGTAACTTTGTTCGTTAGTTGGTTTTAATCCAACATATTCATCCAAGTTAACAGATGTCATGTTTGAAAAATCAAGGTCGCTACTTGTCATTTCGTTGTAAAGTGTGATTGGGCTACTACCAGTAGCTAAACCAAGAACTTTAGCGCCGTTTTCGATGTCGCTTTTAACGATATTGAAGGCTTCCTTACCACCCATTTGTGTATCTTTAACTTTAATTATCTTCATTGTTTAAATCTCCCATCTCTATCTTTCTGGTCTAGTCCAATCTAATTCATTTTCGGAAAATTGTCAATGAAATACGTTCATTAAATAAAAATATTTTAAAAAACGTTAGAAACCATGCAAAATCTTCATAAGTTAGGTATATTTTTAGTATGAGCAAAAAACTAAAGAGGCAGAATAATTTGGAAAAAATATTATCTACATCTGAGGGTAGTGTAAATACAAATCTAATCGGTCCCGTTGATAGCGACAGCATCATCGTCCTTGTTCCCGGGATTAATGGTTCAATTGAGTATTTCAATGACATGATTCCCTATTTAAAGAGTAAATATCAAACAATCGTTGCACTTGATCTTCTTGGTCAAGGTAAATCATCCAATTCTAAGAACGATCACTACACGATCGATTCAGAAGCATGGAATTTATTGGAAGCAATGGCGCGTTTAAAGATAACTAGAAAGTTAGTTGTCTTTGGATATGGCGTTGGTGGTTTGGTTGCCGTAAACATGGCAGAAATGCGTGGCTTTACGATTAACAAACTAATCCTATTAAATACACCAGCTACTGATAAATACGCTGATATGGATGCACATTCATCTGTCGCAAGCATCCCATTGCTAGGCAAACTAGCTAAGTCACCAGTCAAAGCAGGGATGTATTTCGACAAAAACTTTGACCGTAGTAGTTTGAAAGACCCTAAGGTAGTTGATGAGGCTGCCAATAGAGTTGATCACAAAGTGGCTAAGAAGTTGCAAAAGATGTCAGTTGATTATTTGGGTGAAAAGGCTTTGAACAAACGTCTTCGTTCATTCAATATTCCAACTTTGGCACTCTTTGGCGAGGGCGACCAAGTTTTGACTGATAAAGGTGTCAAGGACGCTAAGGCCACAATTGGTCGTGTTCCCGACTTGAAGATTGAAGACATCAAGGGTGCCGGTCATTTAGCTATGATGGAAAAACCTGAAGAAGTCGTTAAAATGATTATTGAATTCGATGAGTCAACAGTTAAAAAAGAAGAATCAGCCGAGTAATATTTGAAAGTGGGACAAAGCATGTTCAACTTCTAGGCATTAAGGCAATAAACCAAGCAATCCAATTTAGGTTGCTTGGTTTATTTTTTTAAGCGGAAAATAATAGATTTATCTTAGTTACGTTTGTTTTTCAGGAATTTATAGTGATAAAATCCAATCAGATAGTAAATCTGGGGGAAAAAACATGAGACAGCTTAGGGTATTGCTAGTTTTGATCGTGGCATTTTTAGGTATTAGTTTTACCACGCAAGTTGTTCACGCTGAAGGCATGGGCGGTCCTAACACGGGCGATTACGTTTATGAAGATCGAGAATACGTCACGAATGAACAATATGGTCAGTTGTCATCTATCAATAATCAAATTTATTCGGGTGTCAGTCCGCAGCGACTGTATATCTTGATTTTTGATAATTCGACCGATGTTAATAGTTTTGTCAAAGCTACTGGCACGTATCCAAAACGTCACGATATAAGCTCGGCAATCGTTGATAAGACTGGGGAAGCTCTCTATGGGCACGACCATTTTTACGATATGGTCATGGACTATGAAGATGGCGGCTCTCTGATGGCTGACAACAATTATTTGATTATGAATTTGAAGGATAATCGAGTCTATTTCAATCCCAGTTTGCAGGCAAGTTTGTACGTGACTGATTTGATGTTCTGGCGTTTGCAGCAAGGTCTCGGTTCGAAATTGAAGTCCAGTGATACTGAGACGAAGGTGTCCGCATTATTTGAGTTAGCCCAACGAATGGGACCAAAATTGGTGACTGTTTCCGAGCACAAAAAGATGTTGAAATCTACCAGTATGGCTGATGTCAAAAGAGTTATAAATAATATCGAAATAATTGTTGGTGCTATAGTGATTTTATTTGTGATTCTGTTGATCGTTCGACACAATAAAAATCATCCAGGCCCCAGTGACCCTAGTTACAGACCAGATTACGATGCTGGCTTTGATGAGGGCTATTATTATGGTTCGCATGATCCGTTTATGTAAAACTAACTTTGAGGAGAAAATATTTTGAATTTAAAAGAACACCAAGCTTGGTTGACTGATTTTTACAAAACTCGTGGTTGGTATCAATATCCGACGTTTATTCATTTGAATTTTATGACCGAGGAAGTCGGAGAGCTGTCCCGTGCCATTCGAGCAATTGAAATTGGCCGTGACCATCCGGGTGAAGCGAAGAAAACTCCAGCTGAGTTGGAAGATAATCTTGAGGAAGAATTAGCTGATGTCTTGGATCAAGTTTTGATGATTAGCAGTAAATATGATATTGACCCTGAAACGCTCTTACAACGCAGTCAAAATAAACTAACGAAGAGATTTCAAAAATAAAAAAGCAGCCTAAGCGGCTGCTTTTTGTTTGGGTTGAGTAATTTTAACTGGTTGAATGACGAACTTGTTCTTTTGTGAACTAGCTACAGGGATGTATTTCTTGCCATCCTTGTAGACGAATTGGATAACGTCATAGTTGTTGTCTAACTTCTTAGCTTCATCAGAAATGATTTTTTGAATGGAGTAGATATACTGTTTCTGATCGTCAGTAGCTTGGCCATTTTGGACGGCTTCGTAAGTCGTTTTGAGATACTTTTGAGTCTGGGTATCGGTCAGTTTAACGATGATAACTGTGTGGGCGTGTTTGCTAGTGCTGTCGTTGATATTGTGTTCCTCTTTGACAGTCACGACTCGACCGTTTTGATTGAATTTTTTATCAAGATTTTTTCTGATTGTCTTGTACTCGTTTCGTGGAGCATTGCTGGAAGATTTGGTGTCACCGCCGTTTTTAGCGGGTGATTTGAGAGTCAGAAATGATAACAGAATAGCAAAGATAACAACACCAATAATGGCAAAAATCAGATGTTTTTGATTGAATGGTTTTCGTTGTTCTTTATGCATAAATTCAAGCCCCTAACTAGTCAATTATTAGGGAGATTATAACATAATCTGATTTTTACTATTGTTTTAATAGGGCGATTAAAATATTAATGGTCAAATTGTCTATTGTTGGACGTTTCCAGGGATGAGCATATATAACCGCTATGCGGACCGGCCCGAGCCAAAGAGCGGTCTCGAACCTCGGTTTGAAGCCTTACCAAAGACCGGTAAGTCTCCAAACACGCCCGGTGGTGTAACGGCTAAAGCCGTAACGCCACAGCCACAGCGGTTATATATGCTCATCCTTTCCAACTAATTATTTTCTGTTATTATAAATGATTATATGAATATTATGATTAAGTAAATATGCAGATAAATTGACTATAACTGACGTTTTCATGAATAATTTCAGTGTATTAAAGATGAAAGTTTGATATGAAATGGCTCAAGTACTGATTTATTTAAATAATCAGAAGTTTTCATTTGATTATCTATAAGTAAAAAATAAATTAGTTGGAAGAACTGAGAGTATTCATATGCAGCGAAAGTGGCGTTATGGCTTTAGCCATTACACCACCGGGCGTGTTGGAGACTTGCTGGTTTTGCAAGGCTTCAACCGAGGTTCGAGACCGTTCTTTGGCTCGGGCCGTTCCGCGCAGCAGATGAATACTCTCAGTTCTGGAAACGGCATGTTTCAATAAACTTTTATTCTTTAGTAGTGTAACCAAATTATGAGAAGAAAGTAGGAATTACTATGTCTTCACAAGCGTTGCTGATTATTGATTATACGAATGATTTTGTCGCTGAAAAGGGTGCCTTAACTTGCGGTAAACCTGGTCAGGAGATTGAATCTGAAATTATTCATTTGGCTGAAAAGATGCACAAGAATGGTGATTGGGTTCTTTTGCCAACTGATGTGCACAAGCCTGATGATCCTTATCATCCGGAAACAAAACTTTTTCCGACCCACAATGTTCGCGGTACTTGGGGGCGTGAATTGTATGGTGGTTTAAAGGAATGGTTTGATACTAACAACGATGATGAAAAGGTTAGACTGTTTGATAAAACCCGTTACAGTGCCTTTGCGGGAACTGATTTGGATATTCGCTTACGTGAACGCAAAATAGACACCGTGCATTTAGTCGGTGTCTGTACTGATATTTGCGTGCTACATACGGCGGTCGATGCCTACAACTTGAATTATCACATTGTTGTCCATGAACAAGGCGTAGCGTCATTTAATCAAGCTGGCCATGACTGGGCATTGGATCACTTCCAAAATAGCTTAGGGGCTGAAATAGTCACTTCTATTTAATCAGTAACGGAATTTATAATGAGTGTTTTTGAAGCTCTTGAAAAAGCCGTATAAATACGATTTTCACCAAATTGAGAATCAAGATAATATTTCGAATTAGCATCGGCAATAATGACGTTGTCGAATTCCAATCCTTTGGCCAAGGTTAAAGGTAAAACTACAATTCCAGATGCAGGCAGTTTCTCGGCAGTGTTGCCCAGAACTGTCTGTTTTATTTTGTCGTGAATTGCTTGGGCTAGGTTGAGATCACTCGTTACGATGGCTGAAAGTTCGTGCTTATCAAGTGATTCAACTTGTAAACTTAGGCTAGTAATTAGGTCTGAGAAATCTTTATTTTCAACGTGCACAGGTTCTTTGCCGCCGGTTTGAATAGTATTGATTTTTTCAAGTAAATCGGGTGCGCCATGCTTGATAAAGGCAGTTGTAATAGCACCACTTGAACGATAACTAGTATATAAATTTCTCTGCGTAACGGTGATATTATGTTCTTCAAATAAGTCTTTCAAGTTTGTGAATGTTAAAGGATGATTGGATTCTAAGATTGATTGAAATTGGTCTCCTACCAAGGTCCAATGAGCTTTGGGAAAGGCGGTCAACAAGAATAATATTTGGTCCAAAGAATAGTCTTGGATTTCGTCAATCATTACAAATCTAAGACGTTTCTGCGCTAGATTCAATAGTTTTAAACGAGTGAAAGTATAGTCCAAGTGGTTGATTTGTTGGGTATTCAGGGCTGATTTAATGATCTGAGCAATATTCAGCCAATCTTTTTGATCAATCTGTTTCAGAAGTTGGCGATTGCGCCACAGCAACATTTTTTTAGTGGCTTTTTGAACGGCAATATCAGAACTAGGCGAAATTAAGCGGCCAAAGATTTTCTCTTGCTGAGAGTCAGTTAAGTCTGATAGTTCAGCTTGAACTTTGCCATTTTTAGAATCATGCTCAATTTTTGATTCGATTTCATCTGTTAAAATTGAGGATAACGCCGTTATACGCTTAGTCAAAGACATAGTTTTCGGTGTTTGGTCGAAAAATTGTTTAATATCTTCCTGACTGAAAATAGTTATATCGTTCAATTTAATGTTTTTGAAATCAGTAGCTGTTAGCGCCAAGTTATCTAACTTGCTAGCCAATTCTTGAACGTGACTAGTTTCAGATTCGAAGGAAATTGATTTACTGATAAACGTGGTCATTAGTTGATTGAAGGTCATTTGTAACGGCGATTCCTCACCAAGACTGGGAAGAACTTGGTTAATGTAGTTAGTAAATAATGTGTTTGGGGTTAGAAGCAACATGTCGCTTGAAACTAGGTTGTCACGGTAACGGTAAAGTAAATAAGCAATTCGTTGCAAGACAACTGATGTCTTACCACTACCAGCAATTCCGTTCACAAGCAGAGCAGTGCTTTTAGTATCACGAATAATGACGTTTTGTTCCTGTTGAATCGTTGCAGTGATCGAACTCATCTGGCTGTTTTTGTTCTCTTGTAAAGTCTTAACCAATAATGGGTCTTGAATGGCAACGTCGGTGTCGAAAATATCGTCTAAAACGGCGTTATGCAATAGAAATTGTCTACGAGTAGCAACCGTCACATTAATTTTTCGTTCGTTGGCGAGATAGTGAGTTTTACCGATTTTGTTGTTGTAATATAAGTCAGCAATTGGTGAACGCCAGTCGATTATCATTGGTTCTTCCGGTGTTGGTGAAAATCCTGCAGAACCAATGTAAAAGGGAATTGATTCGGTTTCGTCAGGGTATTTCAAATCAATTCGAGCAAAATAAGGCGCCGGTAACAAACGTGTCACGCTTGATTTGGTATTTTGAAGTTGGGTCTGCTTGTTATTGAAAGAATCAATCTGCTTATTCATCGTTTCAATTGCAGCGAAGGTATCTAAATTGTCGGCGTAACTGTCAAAGTTTAACGCTGTTTCTTTACCGGCAGTTTTTTTGAAATTTTTCGCCTGGTTAGCGTTGTCTGACATTAGTTTTTCAATACTATCAAGGGTTTCTTGGAGTGTCTGGTGAACCAGAGTTAAATGCTTTTGTTCCAATTTGAAAGAATTATCCATAACGATACCTCCTGTATATTAGGTATCTAATAGTAATACGTAAAATCTCTAAATAACAGTCTTGTAATGACACTAAAAATCTTTCATAATATATATGAGGAAAGAATCAAAGTAAAAAGCGATCGCGTATGCGGTCGCTTTTTTAGTTCTTAGATTTAACGCTGTTCTTAATTTCTTTCTCAGCCAGATATTGGTCATAGTGGCTACCAAGAAAGAGGGGAACCTTCTCTTCGACAACATCGCTAAATTCCAAACCATACCAAAGTGTTGGTGGAATAGTGATATTTTGAAGCAACAGACGGCCACCAATCAACAATCGATCGATACTGCGCATGTATTCTTGGGCACCTAAGTCTTGGAATTGTTGGTTCTGAATGACGAATTTGAAGGAACCAACGCGCCGTTTTGGTACCATTGAATAATTTGGCGTTTGATCGTCGATAATATCCTTGTTTAGCAAGCTATTGATGATCTCACGAATGTAAATATTGACGTGTTGTGATTTTTTGAAACCTAGATTGATTGTAACGTTGACTACATTTCGAGTGTGCATCATATCCACGGTATATGTGCACTCATAAGGTGAACCAGTTTGATTGACGGTGATAAACCAGTAGACTTTGGCACGTTTAGGGTCCTGGTCCAAAATTGAGTAAATGACGGAGCGTTTGATGGAATAATCAGGGCCCATTTTTAGCATGTAGACCAAGTTAGTGGCATAAGTTGGATAACCCTCATCCTTGCTGAGTTTCTCAAGTTGGGGAATGAAATCCAATAGAGAAACATTCTCACTTTCAGCCATATAGGCATCACGGCGCTTGTTACCAAAGTACCAAACAATCATTACAAAGAGAATGACCATCGTTATGATCACCGTTACATAGCCACCATGTACAAACTTGATCAGACTTGAAAGTAAGAAGAGACTTTCGAGGGCAAAGAAGGCAGCTAGAAAGATATTGGCGAACAATGGATGCTTTTTCATAATTAAGAATTGGTGCAGCAAAATAGTCGTCATAAGCATCGTCAAAGTGATTGCCAGACCGTAAGCTGCTTCCATATGGTCGGAAGTACGAAAGCCCCAGACAACACTGAGGGTAATCGCACAGAGCATCCAATTGACAGTTCCAATGTAAAGTTGACTCTCAATTTTGCCTGGAAATTTCACTTTTAATCTGGGCAAAATTTTTAGACCGATGGCTTCTTGAACCAGTGTGAATGAGCCAGTTATTAAGGCTTGTGAGGCAATGATGGCAGCTAATGTAGCGATAATAATAGCAAAAATTTTAAACTTGTCAGGCAACATTTGATAAAAAGGATTGATCCCGAAAATCTTGTTGTATTGCGGATTTTGATAGTTAGAAATGACCCAAGCAGCTTGGCCCAAATAATTCAACATCAACATCAAACTGACAAATGGCCATGTGGCGTAAATATTATGTTTACCGACCTGACCCATATCAGCGTAAAGTGCCTCTGCACCAGTCGTAGCAAGAAAGACGCTGCCGAGAATGAAAATACCAGCCTTGTTGACGGGACTGAACAAAACTTTGATGGCATAAACAGGTGACAAGGCTCTTAAAACGCTCAAATCAGTAGTCAGATTGAGTAACCCAGCGACACCGATAAAACTGAACCAGATGAGCATGATGGGGCCAAATGATTTACCGATTCGCTCAGTACCAAACTTTTGAATTACAAAAATGGTCAAAAGAATCACCGTTACAATTATTAAAACGACGTTTTGGCTATTTGAAAATACTAAATTGCCGAATTTCTGTCCTTTGATACCTTCAATTGCTGACGTAACGGTCACTGCGGGTGTTAAGGTGCCGTCAGCTAGTAAGGCAGATCCACCGATTAAAGCTGGAATAATAAGCCATTTACCTTTAGCTTTTACTAAAGCATAGAGGGCAAAAATACCACCTTCTTTGTTGTTATCGGCTTTCATGGCAATCAAAACATATTTAATTGTTGTAATAAGCATTAGGGTCCAGAAAATTAGCGAAACGCTACCGATGATGTATTCAGGTTTCGCATCAGCCATCGTTCCAGCACTGTTGATAATGGAATTCATAACGTATAACGGCGAAGTTCCAATGTCGCCATAGACTATGCCGAGGGTTATCAACATACCCAGGGTAGATAAGGATAACTTTCTTTTTTCCATGCTTGTCTCCTTAAAACAATTTCCGTTTAAAGTATGCCGTCTCAAGAGTGATTTTTTTGAAATTGAATGTAGTTTTAAATGAAGTTCAGTTGTTATTTTCATTTGAGCTGAATTCCGTTGGATTATTTTAAGTAACAAAAAATCAATAAGTCGGAAGGACTGAGCATATTTACCCGCTGTGGGTGTGGTGTTATGGCTTTAGCCATTACACCACCGGGCGTGTTTGGAGACTTACCGGTTTTTGGTAAGGCTTCAAACCGAGGTTCGAGACCGTATTGTGGCTCGATCCGGTCCGCATAGCCGGTAAATATGCTCAGTCCTGGAGACGGCCACTCCGATTAACCATTTATTCAGAGCCTATTATAAGATTTTTGGTTAAATTTAAAAATGTTTATGATTATTCAGAAATCATATTGGTATACATGAAATAAAAAATGTAATACAATACCGAAATTAAAGAGAAGACTCCATACGAAAAGAATGTGATATTTATGAATGTAGTATTTATGCTTATCTCAACGATATTGGTCTGGTTGATGGTACCAGGGATTGCGGTATTTTACAGCGGTTTTGTACCACATAAAGATGTCACTAGGATCCTCTTCGATAGTTTTCTGATGTTTGGTTTGGCCGGTATATTGTGGATCACAATAGGCTTTCCAGCTGTTTTCGAAGGTGACCATTTTGGAATAATCGGCAACTTTCATCACCTATTCCTGTCAGGGATAGACTTATTGTCTACTTATGGCACGACGAAATTACCAACATCAGTTTATTTACTATTTCAAATGATGTTTGCCATTTTGACGCCAGCACTTTTCTTAGGAGCCGTTGCTAGTCGGGTGAAAATCAGATTTATTATTTTATTTGTGGCGTTATGGTCTTTATTGATCTACTATCCTTTGGCTCATATCGTGTGGTCATCGAGCGGATTTCTAGCCAAAATGGGTGTTCTTGATTTTGCTGGTGGAACCGTTATTCATATCAATGCTGGAATCACTGCTTTAATTTTGGCAATCACATTACGAGAACCTTATAAATATAACAACGAACAGGCTAATGGCAATCCGCTGTGGATTTTAATGGGAACCGTTTTGTTATGGCTTGGATGGTACGGATTCAATGCTGGCAGTGCTTTGAATGTTAGTTTTCAAACTATCAACGCCTTTTTCACAACCACAGTCGCTGCTTGTGCTTCACTAATAACTTGGATAGTTCTGGAACAGTTTTTCAAAAGTAAGGTAACCCTCAGCGGTATTTGTACCGGAAGTATCTGTGGGTTAGTTGGGATTACGCCGGGCACTGGGTATGTGACAGTTTTCGGTTCGGTCATTATCGGAGTAATTTCAGCCGTGGGTAGTTACTACTTCATGAATTACCTAAAATATCAATTGCATTTAAATGATTACCTCGACATCTTCGGATGCCATGGTGTCAGTGGGATAATCGGTTCAATCTGTGTCGGATTATTTGCTACTAAGTCGG contains:
- the nagB gene encoding glucosamine-6-phosphate deaminase encodes the protein MKIIKVKDTQMGGKEAFNIVKSDIENGAKVLGLATGSSPITLYNEMTSSDLDFSNMTSVNLDEYVGLKPTNEQSYHYFMNDHLFNKKPFKNSYVPDGSNPDAEAATSAYDKIIEDNPIDLQILGIGRNGHIGFNEPGSPFDGKTRKVGLTESTIEANTRFFEDEKDVPRFAYSMGVGSIMKAKKIILLAYGENKADAIAATVDGPVTEDCPASALQNHPDVTLIIDDAAASKLK
- a CDS encoding ammonium transporter — its product is MNVVFMLISTILVWLMVPGIAVFYSGFVPHKDVTRILFDSFLMFGLAGILWITIGFPAVFEGDHFGIIGNFHHLFLSGIDLLSTYGTTKLPTSVYLLFQMMFAILTPALFLGAVASRVKIRFIILFVALWSLLIYYPLAHIVWSSSGFLAKMGVLDFAGGTVIHINAGITALILAITLREPYKYNNEQANGNPLWILMGTVLLWLGWYGFNAGSALNVSFQTINAFFTTTVAACASLITWIVLEQFFKSKVTLSGICTGSICGLVGITPGTGYVTVFGSVIIGVISAVGSYYFMNYLKYQLHLNDYLDIFGCHGVSGIIGSICVGLFATKSVNSSVITNGLFYGGGLKQLGLQLFGVIFTIVFVSIVGIVIVQGLKKVLKDDVGIRELELA
- a CDS encoding Na+/H+ antiporter NhaC family protein, with the protein product MKEAKKGSVKGLLPLIIFLILYALTGIVSGKFDSMPLLVGMILASVVSFAVAPPAGTKKLSFSDKVMTFCKGGGEPTLIMMVVIFILAGAFQGVAAKMHAVSSVTNLGLSILPANMILPGIFVIGCILSFAMGTSMGTITALMPVAVDVAVKTGVNPALMAGIVVGSAMFGDNLSFISATAIASVQTQGVEQREKFKLNIITYIPAIIINVILLAIYPVKTVVLSGSYNWNFVDLIPYILVIVLSLVGLNVMPVMLIGVASGIVIGVMHGDFSLIGSMQYVQSGMASMEDIAIISIIVGGLVEIMKYLGGIQWLMDTLGKQTKSKHGAEFSIGALVTLLCVATTNNTIAIITVGPLATEIGRKFKLSRARVSTLLSMFATHVQGLIPYAGQLLVAGGMAKISPIAIVPWVWYCYLMLIMSLLFVFLDFPKVKVTPETGYDHFEEI
- a CDS encoding MazG nucleotide pyrophosphohydrolase domain-containing protein, coding for MNLKEHQAWLTDFYKTRGWYQYPTFIHLNFMTEEVGELSRAIRAIEIGRDHPGEAKKTPAELEDNLEEELADVLDQVLMISSKYDIDPETLLQRSQNKLTKRFQK
- a CDS encoding HelD family protein; the protein is MDNSFKLEQKHLTLVHQTLQETLDSIEKLMSDNANQAKNFKKTAGKETALNFDSYADNLDTFAAIETMNKQIDSFNNKQTQLQNTKSSVTRLLPAPYFARIDLKYPDETESIPFYIGSAGFSPTPEEPMIIDWRSPIADLYYNNKIGKTHYLANERKINVTVATRRQFLLHNAVLDDIFDTDVAIQDPLLVKTLQENKNSQMSSITATIQQEQNVIIRDTKSTALLVNGIAGSGKTSVVLQRIAYLLYRYRDNLVSSDMLLLTPNTLFTNYINQVLPSLGEESPLQMTFNQLMTTFISKSISFESETSHVQELASKLDNLALTATDFKNIKLNDITIFSQEDIKQFFDQTPKTMSLTKRITALSSILTDEIESKIEHDSKNGKVQAELSDLTDSQQEKIFGRLISPSSDIAVQKATKKMLLWRNRQLLKQIDQKDWLNIAQIIKSALNTQQINHLDYTFTRLKLLNLAQKRLRFVMIDEIQDYSLDQILFLLTAFPKAHWTLVGDQFQSILESNHPLTFTNLKDLFEEHNITVTQRNLYTSYRSSGAITTAFIKHGAPDLLEKINTIQTGGKEPVHVENKDFSDLITSLSLQVESLDKHELSAIVTSDLNLAQAIHDKIKQTVLGNTAEKLPASGIVVLPLTLAKGLEFDNVIIADANSKYYLDSQFGENRIYTAFSRASKTLIINSVTD
- a CDS encoding alpha/beta fold hydrolase, which gives rise to MEKILSTSEGSVNTNLIGPVDSDSIIVLVPGINGSIEYFNDMIPYLKSKYQTIVALDLLGQGKSSNSKNDHYTIDSEAWNLLEAMARLKITRKLVVFGYGVGGLVAVNMAEMRGFTINKLILLNTPATDKYADMDAHSSVASIPLLGKLAKSPVKAGMYFDKNFDRSSLKDPKVVDEAANRVDHKVAKKLQKMSVDYLGEKALNKRLRSFNIPTLALFGEGDQVLTDKGVKDAKATIGRVPDLKIEDIKGAGHLAMMEKPEEVVKMIIEFDESTVKKEESAE
- a CDS encoding cysteine hydrolase family protein, which produces MSSQALLIIDYTNDFVAEKGALTCGKPGQEIESEIIHLAEKMHKNGDWVLLPTDVHKPDDPYHPETKLFPTHNVRGTWGRELYGGLKEWFDTNNDDEKVRLFDKTRYSAFAGTDLDIRLRERKIDTVHLVGVCTDICVLHTAVDAYNLNYHIVVHEQGVASFNQAGHDWALDHFQNSLGAEIVTSI
- a CDS encoding KUP/HAK/KT family potassium transporter; protein product: MEKRKLSLSTLGMLITLGIVYGDIGTSPLYVMNSIINSAGTMADAKPEYIIGSVSLIFWTLMLITTIKYVLIAMKADNNKEGGIFALYALVKAKGKWLIIPALIGGSALLADGTLTPAVTVTSAIEGIKGQKFGNLVFSNSQNVVLIIVTVILLTIFVIQKFGTERIGKSFGPIMLIWFSFIGVAGLLNLTTDLSVLRALSPVYAIKVLFSPVNKAGIFILGSVFLATTGAEALYADMGQVGKHNIYATWPFVSLMLMLNYLGQAAWVISNYQNPQYNKIFGINPFYQMLPDKFKIFAIIIATLAAIIASQALITGSFTLVQEAIGLKILPRLKVKFPGKIESQLYIGTVNWMLCAITLSVVWGFRTSDHMEAAYGLAITLTMLMTTILLHQFLIMKKHPLFANIFLAAFFALESLFLLSSLIKFVHGGYVTVIITMVILFVMIVWYFGNKRRDAYMAESENVSLLDFIPQLEKLSKDEGYPTYATNLVYMLKMGPDYSIKRSVIYSILDQDPKRAKVYWFITVNQTGSPYECTYTVDMMHTRNVVNVTINLGFKKSQHVNIYIREIINSLLNKDIIDDQTPNYSMVPKRRVGSFKFVIQNQQFQDLGAQEYMRSIDRLLIGGRLLLQNITIPPTLWYGLEFSDVVEEKVPLFLGSHYDQYLAEKEIKNSVKSKN